GCCCAATATAGACTATCGTACAAGAAAGAAAAAGCCCCGTAACTGCGCTTAAACGGGCTTATGTAGGCAATTTCAGAGCATAAATACAAGTGCGCCACTGACTAAGACACGCAAACCTGCCAGCAGTTCAAAAAACAACCAACAGCAGGCCATAATTGAACCCGCACCCTTGCACCGGGTGTTAATACACCGCCACACCCACATCCAGCAGTAGCGGGGGTAACAATGCATCCAACAGCCCGATATCGCTTAGCTGTGCGGCATCAAGCTCTAGCGCCCGGGCAGATTTTAGCCACTGCTGCTGCTCCAGCTTTAATTTGATGGCCTCGGCGCTATCTGAGGGCGACCACACGGCAATGGCTAGCTGGACCCTTGGCACATAGCAACTCACAGGTACCGGGGAGCCGAGGTCCGCTCGATTGAAGCCATAGGTGAAGCCCTGCAGATACAGCCAATTACCCAGGCGCCCCAAGGCTGCATCCGGCTGTGGCCGCCCGTCCAGCGCGCCGCCATGGCGCAAGCATTCTGCGCGTTCGGTCAGCCGCGCGAGTGAAGTCAGGGTTTCGGGCCAGGTAACATAGGGAACGCCCGAATCTTCTGCCCGCTGCTGCTGCCCGCCCAACCGGCGGCCGCTCTCGGTAAGCACCCACCCCTTGGGCCCCGGCGCTTGCCAGCCCAGGTCTGCCAGCAACAGATTTAACAAGCGCGCCGGCAACCCCAGCTTTTGCCCCAGTTGGCTTGCGGTTAAGGGAGCCTCGGGCAGGTCATCCCAAATACCGTGTTGGAGCACAGCCTCGGGCCAGCCCACATATTCACCATACTTGGGGTGCGTAAGGTAGATACCGCCCTCAAACTTGCCCTTTTCGGTAAGCTGCCAACGATCGTCCACCTTCACCATCCAGTGGGCGCGCGCCAAGAGCACAAACACTTCTTTAGGCTCTTTACCCAACTGCTTTGCCAAAGCCGTTGTTGATACATACTTAGTGTCGGACATATACCAGATTCGCCTAAAAAAAGATCACATTAAAACAGTCTGTAGAATGGGTAAAGAATAACTCGCTATGAGCGGCGGTTTTTTATACAATACGCGCCCTTTAAATTTGGCGACCGCGCGGGAATCAGCGGTAGGCCATACTCTACCGAGATAATTCATGTCTTTACCTGCTAGCTTTGCCGATCTGGCACTAGCTCCTGCTGTATTAAAAGCAGTTGCTGAACTAGGTTACGAACAACCCTCCCCTATTCAAGCCCAAGCCATCCCTCACCTCCTCGCCGGACGTGACATTTTAGGGGTTGCCCAAACCGGTACCGGTAAAACCGCAGCCTTCGCGCTGCCACTGCTTACCCAAATCGATGTAAACAACAACCAGACCCAGGTTCTGGTACTCACCCCAACCCGCGAGCTGGCCATTCAGGTAGCAGAAGCCTTCCAGCGCTATGCCACCCATACGAAAGGCTTCCACGTGCTGCCCATCTATGGCGGCCAAGATATGCGCGCACAATTGCGTCAGCTCCAACGCGGTGCCCAAGTGGTTGTAGGCACACCGGGGCGGGTTATGGATCACCTGCGCCGCGGTAGCTTGCAGCTGGATAAGCTGCAGGCCATCGTACTAGACGAAGCCGACGAAATGCTGCGCATGGGTTTCATCGACGATGTTGAATGGATTCTGGAGCATACACCCGAGCAGCGCCAAACGGCACTCTTCTCTGCCACCATGCCGCCGCCCATCAAGAAAGTGGCCGACCGCTACCTGGTAGAACCTGCAGAAGTGAAAATTTCACCGGAAAGCAGCACCGGCAGCAACATCGAACAGCACTACTGGATGGTGAGCGGTACCAATAAAATGGACGCCCTTACCCGCATTCTGGAAGTGGAAGATTTTGATGCCATGATTATTTTCGTGCGCACCAAAACTGCCACCGTGGAGCTTGCTGAAAAACTTGAAGCGCGGGGTTTTTCTGCCTCTGCCATCAACGGCGACATGAACCAGGCCCTGCGCGAGCGCACCATTGATCGCCTGAAACAAAACAAACTGGATATTCTGGTAGCCACCGATGTGGCAGCGCGCGGTATTGACGTTGAGCGCGTAAGCCACGTCATGAACTACGACATCCCCTACGATAGCGAAGCCTACGTGCACCGCATTGGCCGCACCGGTCGCGCCGGGCGCAGCGGCAAGGCCATCCTGTTTGTGGCACCACGCGAGCGTCGCCTGCTTTACGCCATTGAAAAGGCCACCAACCAGCGCATTGAGCGCATGGAGCTGCCCACCGGTGATGCCGTAACCAAGCAGCGCATTGATCAATTCAATCAACTGCTCACCACCACCCTCACCGAGCAGCGCAATAAGCTCGACTTCTTCTACGAATTACTCGCGGAGTTTAGCCAAACCCACGACGTATCCGCAGAAGAAATTGCCTCGGCACTGGCCTACCTTTGCCAAAAAGAGCGCCCGCTGCAGGTGCAACTGGCAGACGTACATGCCGCCCAAGATCGCCCCCGTCGCGATCGCCCGGAGCGCGGCGAACGCGACCGGAGCGAACGCAGCGAGCGAGGGGATCGCGACCGCGGCGAGAAGCGTGAGCGCCGTGAGCGTGGCCCGAAGCGCGACGACGTACCCATGGATTTGTACCGCCTGGAAGTTGGCCGCGATCACGGCGTCAAGCCAGGTGACATTGTAGGCGCCATTGCCAACGAGGCCGGCATAGACAGCCGCCACATTGGCAACATCCGCCTGCAAGGTGAATTCAGCACCGTTGAATTGCCCACCGGCATGCCAAAAGAAACGCTTTCGCACCTGCGCAAAGTATTTATTCGCAGCCAGCCCATCAACATCAGCCTGGATACCGGCGGCAGTGGCGCGAATCATGAGCGCCCTAAAAAGCGCCACCCCAAAGGCGACCGCGCCGAGCGGCCCGCCCGCCTTGGCGATAAGCCTGCGAAAAAGCCGCGCAAGCCTAAAAAGTACGACTAAATAAAAATCCCCGCACTCGCGGGGATTTTTTTGACGCAACTTATCGCATTACAGCTTATAAAACCCCGCAACGCAGAACAACGCCCAGGCAAGTCAAACACATACAACAAGGTTTGCTACTGGTAAAAACACGCCTCACCTTTTGGGCGGGTTTTAAAACGCTTGTGCATCCACAGATATTGCTCGGGATGCCGGCGAACCGACTCTTCTATACAAAGGTTCATTGTGCGGGTATCGGCAAGCGGATCATTGGAGGGGAAGTTCTGGAGCAGCTTAAGCCTCACCACATAGCGCCCATTGCCGGCACGAAAGGCTTCAGCAAATACCACCTGCGCACAGGCTGCACGGGCGAACTCATGCACACTGGGCACGGTGGCCGCCTCCACGCCAAAAAAAGGCACAAACAGGCTTCGCTTGCGCCCCAGATCTTGGTCTGCAGCAATGAGGCCCGCCTCACCGGCTGACAAACGCGCTATAAATTCAGGCACCTGCTTGCGGGGAATCAAGCGCACTTGATAACGCGAGCGCGAGCGGGTGGCCATGTATTCCCACAGTGGATTGTTATTAACGCGAAACAACACATTGAGCGGGCGTTGCAGGCTCAAGTAAGCGTAAGCCATTTCAACACAGGTATTATGCAACCCGAAAAACAACACGGGCTTACCGGTTAGGGCTTCAAGAATTTCAGCCCCTTGGATGTCAAAAAACGCCTCAAAGCGCTTGCGACTGCCCCACCATACCCAACCACTTTCAAACAGGGTAAAGCCGGCACTGGCAAAGTGCTCACGGGCAAGGTGCCAACGCTCGGTCTCAGAAAGCTCCGGAAAACACAACGCCAGATTGCGAAGTGCAACCCGCCTACGCGCAGGCACCACACGAAACAACACCAAGCCGGCTGCGCGACCAATGGCGCGCACACAACAATAAGGCAGCTGCGAAACCAGCCATAAAACGGCAAACCACAACCACAGTAACCAATAGCGCGGCGTTAAAAATTGCCAGCGGAATCTTTGCGCCGCCAAATGTTCATCGCTGGAACGGCGCTGTAGCTTTGATCCACCCAAGCACTAGGCCTCATCGAACATCTGAATATGGTAGCCGGCTTCAACGGCATCTTTCAGTGCCTTATCGGCCATTAACACGCGTTTATCGCTAATGGCAGACTGGGGTAGGCGCTTGCGGTTTTCAATCACTGCTTCACTGAAACCCGCGCGCATCAGGTAGATTTTGCACAAATTTTCGGCACCAAACAGGTCTTCGAAATTAATGTATACAATAAAGGGCACCTGCTGCCCAACCGCCACACCTTCGCGTGCTTTTACGGCCTTTGCCGTTACAGAAAATACGTACATAACATCCTCACGTTGCCAGAATAACGCGCAGTGCATCCAGCTTTAATGCCGCCGCAGACAAGTACTCAGAGAGCGCCTGTTGATCCTGCTTTAGCTGTTCAATTTCAGCGGGCCTGATGGCCGGATTTACCTTGGCCAGCGCCGTTAAGCGCGCCACTTCATCACCAAGTTTGGCCTCAAGGTTAGCTTGCGCCTGGGCCAAGAGTGCATCCTGGCGCGGCGCCACTGCAAGTTTGGCTTTTTTTACGAGCTCTGCAATGGGGTCGCGCGCTTGTTTGGCAATTTGCTGCGCGGTATTGCGCGGCAGTTTTTGCAACAAGGGCTGCAGCTTTTCTGTGGTGAGCACGTCGGTTAAATCCCGCCCGCTCATATCCACCAATACCCTGAGTGGCGTGAGCGGCAAGTAACGAAACAGCTGCAATGAATTGGGCGCTGCCAC
This genomic stretch from Simiduia sp. 21SJ11W-1 harbors:
- a CDS encoding 4-alpha-glucanotransferase, which encodes MSDTKYVSTTALAKQLGKEPKEVFVLLARAHWMVKVDDRWQLTEKGKFEGGIYLTHPKYGEYVGWPEAVLQHGIWDDLPEAPLTASQLGQKLGLPARLLNLLLADLGWQAPGPKGWVLTESGRRLGGQQQRAEDSGVPYVTWPETLTSLARLTERAECLRHGGALDGRPQPDAALGRLGNWLYLQGFTYGFNRADLGSPVPVSCYVPRVQLAIAVWSPSDSAEAIKLKLEQQQWLKSARALELDAAQLSDIGLLDALLPPLLLDVGVAVY
- a CDS encoding DEAD/DEAH box helicase, whose product is MSLPASFADLALAPAVLKAVAELGYEQPSPIQAQAIPHLLAGRDILGVAQTGTGKTAAFALPLLTQIDVNNNQTQVLVLTPTRELAIQVAEAFQRYATHTKGFHVLPIYGGQDMRAQLRQLQRGAQVVVGTPGRVMDHLRRGSLQLDKLQAIVLDEADEMLRMGFIDDVEWILEHTPEQRQTALFSATMPPPIKKVADRYLVEPAEVKISPESSTGSNIEQHYWMVSGTNKMDALTRILEVEDFDAMIIFVRTKTATVELAEKLEARGFSASAINGDMNQALRERTIDRLKQNKLDILVATDVAARGIDVERVSHVMNYDIPYDSEAYVHRIGRTGRAGRSGKAILFVAPRERRLLYAIEKATNQRIERMELPTGDAVTKQRIDQFNQLLTTTLTEQRNKLDFFYELLAEFSQTHDVSAEEIASALAYLCQKERPLQVQLADVHAAQDRPRRDRPERGERDRSERSERGDRDRGEKRERRERGPKRDDVPMDLYRLEVGRDHGVKPGDIVGAIANEAGIDSRHIGNIRLQGEFSTVELPTGMPKETLSHLRKVFIRSQPINISLDTGGSGANHERPKKRHPKGDRAERPARLGDKPAKKPRKPKKYD
- a CDS encoding lysophospholipid acyltransferase family protein encodes the protein MGGSKLQRRSSDEHLAAQRFRWQFLTPRYWLLWLWFAVLWLVSQLPYCCVRAIGRAAGLVLFRVVPARRRVALRNLALCFPELSETERWHLAREHFASAGFTLFESGWVWWGSRKRFEAFFDIQGAEILEALTGKPVLFFGLHNTCVEMAYAYLSLQRPLNVLFRVNNNPLWEYMATRSRSRYQVRLIPRKQVPEFIARLSAGEAGLIAADQDLGRKRSLFVPFFGVEAATVPSVHEFARAACAQVVFAEAFRAGNGRYVVRLKLLQNFPSNDPLADTRTMNLCIEESVRRHPEQYLWMHKRFKTRPKGEACFYQ